From one Ammospiza nelsoni isolate bAmmNel1 chromosome 14, bAmmNel1.pri, whole genome shotgun sequence genomic stretch:
- the ZNF280D gene encoding zinc finger protein 280D isoform X1 — protein MAELFMECEEEELEPWQKRVREVEEDDEDDDDEPIFVGEISSSKPAATYILNRVNLSSPRRGIQNGAPSRGAVTTFKSESQHYEPPASGPGAAPAPSVFQAVPRPAASSVALQPLAGAVNVSATSQTLQRPLAGCLSTQQVPGSSSGIAQPVSRPVTIPVTTQPVSRSITVPVVAQPVSRPETPATAQPVILNQDFIMDSAPDAPDNTSGVLFGVRQNSGVPQYQTGPAVTVTGTNAASSTIKNGGPFPRACPKCNIHFNLMDPLKNHMKYCCPDMVNSFFSEVVKTECVSTNRTMESEKGKLIMLVNDFYYGKDEGDLQQVQQEQKTHTTFKCISCLKVLKNNIRFMNHMKHHLELEKQSNESWESHTTCQHCYRQFPTPFQLQCHIESTHTPYESSTICKICELSFDTEQVLLQHMKDNHKPGEMPYVCQVCSYRSSAFSDVEAHFRTVHENTKHLLCPFCLKVIKIGAPYMHHYMRHQKKGIYRCTKCRLQFLTCKEKMDHKTQHHRTFRKPKQLEGLPPGTKVTIRASLGSHQSGASATSSVSTSSSTFQLSPKNKNATTKNHNKSNTSKSRGKSKQSTPRKQNAWTNSRRKKEPTNIAFHNLRYHVGTHKCIECFSEIKDFARHFPAYVHCSLCRYNTSCSKAYVNHMMSFHSARPSKRFWIFKKHSEQLRGVTVVCLNCDFLADVSGLDDMATHLSENQTHTCQVIVEEVSTDNATAAQVSHKQEHDSSDETKECSRNQTKKVASFEKREDSSLSNPENVRRLELPGNCSKNSLHEKRAYCDSANSKQLVDEKQKCIHDESEMKTCQSSADILNEQTKACGWDGTALSAKNVRDLKLTLGEDVSFEQFLRKRDEPESVSSDISEQGSIHLEPLTPSEVLEHEATEILQKGNVAPSSKKAGQLTEQTDETSRESNPSRMETTANKTDENEAS, from the exons ATGGCAGAATTATTTATGGAATGTGAAGAAGAGGAGCTAGAACCCTGGCAAAAGAGAGTGAGAGAAGTGGAAGAggatgatgaagatgatgatgatgagccAATCTTTGTTGGGGAAATCTCCAGCTCAAAGCCAGCCGCTACAT ATATATTGAACAGAGTCAACCTCAGCTCACCACGAAGGGGGATACAGAATGGTGCACCCAGTAGAG GTGCAGTCACTACATTCAAGTCTGAGAGCCAGCATTACGAGCCGCCTGCCTCCGGCCCCGGCGCCGCGCCTGCCCCGTCAGTcttccaggctgtgcccagacCTGCCGCCAGCTCGGTGGCACTCCAGCCATTGGCTGGAGCAGTGAATGTTTCAGCAACTTCACAAACACTGCAGAGACCACTTGCTGGATGTTTGTCAACACAGCAGGTGCCTGGGTCAAGTTCTGGAATAGCACAGCCTGTTAGCAGACCTGTAACCATTCCAGTGACGACACAGCCGGTATCAAGAAGTATTACAGTTCCTGTAGTGGCTCAGCCTGTATCCAGGCCAGAGACTCCTGCAACAGCACAGCCTGTAATACTCAACCAG GATTTTATTATGGATTCTGCACCAGATGCACCAGATAACACATCTGGTGTTCTGTTTGGTGTGAGACAGAACTCGGGAGTTCCACAGTACCAGACTGGGCCAGCTGTGACTGTAACAG GGACAAATGCTGCATCCAGCACCATTAAAAATGGAGGACCTTTTCCACGGGCTTGTCCAAAGTGTAATATACATTTCAATCTTATGGATCCTCTAAAAAATCACATGAAG TATTGTTGCCCAGATATGGTAAATAGCTTTTTCTCGGAAGTGGTCAAAACAGAATGTGTGAGCACAAACAGGACCATGGAATCTGAGAAAGGAAAGCTGATTATGTTAGTTAATGACTTTTATTATGGGAAGGATGAAGGTGACCTCCAGCAGGTACAACAGGAGCAGAAGACTCATACGACATTTAAATGCATCAGTTGTCTCAAAGttcttaaaaataacataag GTTTATGAACCACATGAAACATCACTTGGAGCTTGAGAAGCAAAGCAATGAAAGCTGGGAAAGCCACACGACGTGCCAGCACTGTTACCGACAGTTCCCCACGCCGTTCCAGCTGCAGTGCCACATCGAGAGTACACACACGCCTTACGAGTCATCCA CAATTTGTAAAATCTGTGAATTATCATTTGACACAGAGCAAGTTCTTTTGCAACATATGAAGGACAATCATAAGCCCGGTGAAATGCCGTATGTTTGCCAG GTGTGCAGCTACAGATCTTCAGCTTTTTCAGATGTAGAAGCACATTTTAGAACAGTTcatgaaaacacaaaacatttgCTATGCCCATTTTGCCTCAAAGTTATTAAAATTGGAGCACCGTATATGCATCATTACATGAGGCATCAG aaaaagggaatatACCGTTGCACTAAATGCAGACTGCAATTTTTaacatgcaaagaaaaaatggaTCACAAGACTCAGCATCACCGAACATTCAGGAAACCCAAGCAATTAGAAGGCTTGCCTCCTGGAACAAAG GTGACTATTCGAGCATCTTTGGGATCTCATCAGTCAGGAGCATCAGCTACATCTTCTGTTAGTACAAGCAGTTCCACATTTCAGTTAtcacctaaaaataaaaatgcaaccACTAAAAATCATAACAAATCTAATACAAGTAAATCaagaggaaaatcaaaacaatctaCACCGAGGAAACAAAATGCGTGGAcgaacagcagaagaaaaaaagagcctACAAATATAGCATTTCATAATCTGAG GTATCATGTGGGGACTCACAAATGCATTGAGTGtttctcagaaataaaagattttgCAAGGCACTTTCCTGCATATGTCCACTGTAGTTTATGCAGATACAACACCAGCTGTAGCAAAGCCTATGTCAATCACATGATGAG CTTTCACAGTGCTCGTCCAAGTAAAAGGTTTTGGATCTTTAAGAAGCATTCAGAGCAGCTACG aGGTGTGACTGTAGTGTGTCTCAACTGTGATTTCCTGGCTGATGTTTCTGGCTTGGATGACATGGCCACACATCTGAGTGAGAACCAGACTCATACCTGTCAAGTTATTGTAGAGGAAG tttccaCAGATAATGCAACTGCTGCACAAGTGTCTCA caaaCAAGAGCACGACTCTTCAGATGAAACAAAAGAATGCAGTAGAAATCAAACTAAAAAAGTTGCATCCTTTGAAAAGAGGGAAGACTCATCACTGTCAAATCCAGAAAATGTCCGTCGTTTGGAACTCCCTGGCAACTGCTCGAAGAATTCTTTGCATGAGAAAAGAGCATACTGTGATTCAGCTAATAGCAAACAGTTAGTAgatgagaaacaaaaatgtatTCATGATGAAAGTGAGATGAAAACGTGCCAAAGTTCAGCTGACATCCTGAATGAGCAGACAAAAGCGTGTGGCTGGGATGGAACTGCGCTTTCAGCCAAGAACGTGAGAGACTTAAAGCTGACCCTGGGGGAAGATGTCAGCTTTGAGCAGTTCCTGAGAAAGAGGGATGAGCCTGAATCTGTGAGTTCAGACATCAGTGAACAAGGCAGTATTCATTTGGAGCCTTTAACTCCATCAGAAGTACTAGAGCACGAAGCTACTGAAATTCTCCAAAAAGGTAATGTCGCACCTTCGTCAAAGAAGGCTGGACAGCTCACTGAACAAACAGATGAGACTTCTAGAGAAAGCAATCCCAGCAGAATGGAAACAACTGCAAACAAGACAGATGAGAATGAAGCAAGCTGA
- the ZNF280D gene encoding zinc finger protein 280D isoform X4, translating into MAELFMECEEEELEPWQKRVREVEEDDEDDDDEPIFVGEISSSKPAATCAVTTFKSESQHYEPPASGPGAAPAPSVFQAVPRPAASSVALQPLAGAVNVSATSQTLQRPLAGCLSTQQVPGSSSGIAQPVSRPVTIPVTTQPVSRSITVPVVAQPVSRPETPATAQPVILNQDFIMDSAPDAPDNTSGVLFGVRQNSGVPQYQTGPAVTVTGTNAASSTIKNGGPFPRACPKCNIHFNLMDPLKNHMKYCCPDMVNSFFSEVVKTECVSTNRTMESEKGKLIMLVNDFYYGKDEGDLQQVQQEQKTHTTFKCISCLKVLKNNIRFMNHMKHHLELEKQSNESWESHTTCQHCYRQFPTPFQLQCHIESTHTPYESSTICKICELSFDTEQVLLQHMKDNHKPGEMPYVCQVCSYRSSAFSDVEAHFRTVHENTKHLLCPFCLKVIKIGAPYMHHYMRHQKKGIYRCTKCRLQFLTCKEKMDHKTQHHRTFRKPKQLEGLPPGTKVTIRASLGSHQSGASATSSVSTSSSTFQLSPKNKNATTKNHNKSNTSKSRGKSKQSTPRKQNAWTNSRRKKEPTNIAFHNLRYHVGTHKCIECFSEIKDFARHFPAYVHCSLCRYNTSCSKAYVNHMMSFHSARPSKRFWIFKKHSEQLRGVTVVCLNCDFLADVSGLDDMATHLSENQTHTCQVIVEEVSTDNATAAQVSHKQEHDSSDETKECSRNQTKKVASFEKREDSSLSNPENVRRLELPGNCSKNSLHEKRAYCDSANSKQLVDEKQKCIHDESEMKTCQSSADILNEQTKACGWDGTALSAKNVRDLKLTLGEDVSFEQFLRKRDEPESVSSDISEQGSIHLEPLTPSEVLEHEATEILQKGNVAPSSKKAGQLTEQTDETSRESNPSRMETTANKTDENEAS; encoded by the exons ATGGCAGAATTATTTATGGAATGTGAAGAAGAGGAGCTAGAACCCTGGCAAAAGAGAGTGAGAGAAGTGGAAGAggatgatgaagatgatgatgatgagccAATCTTTGTTGGGGAAATCTCCAGCTCAAAGCCAGCCGCTACAT GTGCAGTCACTACATTCAAGTCTGAGAGCCAGCATTACGAGCCGCCTGCCTCCGGCCCCGGCGCCGCGCCTGCCCCGTCAGTcttccaggctgtgcccagacCTGCCGCCAGCTCGGTGGCACTCCAGCCATTGGCTGGAGCAGTGAATGTTTCAGCAACTTCACAAACACTGCAGAGACCACTTGCTGGATGTTTGTCAACACAGCAGGTGCCTGGGTCAAGTTCTGGAATAGCACAGCCTGTTAGCAGACCTGTAACCATTCCAGTGACGACACAGCCGGTATCAAGAAGTATTACAGTTCCTGTAGTGGCTCAGCCTGTATCCAGGCCAGAGACTCCTGCAACAGCACAGCCTGTAATACTCAACCAG GATTTTATTATGGATTCTGCACCAGATGCACCAGATAACACATCTGGTGTTCTGTTTGGTGTGAGACAGAACTCGGGAGTTCCACAGTACCAGACTGGGCCAGCTGTGACTGTAACAG GGACAAATGCTGCATCCAGCACCATTAAAAATGGAGGACCTTTTCCACGGGCTTGTCCAAAGTGTAATATACATTTCAATCTTATGGATCCTCTAAAAAATCACATGAAG TATTGTTGCCCAGATATGGTAAATAGCTTTTTCTCGGAAGTGGTCAAAACAGAATGTGTGAGCACAAACAGGACCATGGAATCTGAGAAAGGAAAGCTGATTATGTTAGTTAATGACTTTTATTATGGGAAGGATGAAGGTGACCTCCAGCAGGTACAACAGGAGCAGAAGACTCATACGACATTTAAATGCATCAGTTGTCTCAAAGttcttaaaaataacataag GTTTATGAACCACATGAAACATCACTTGGAGCTTGAGAAGCAAAGCAATGAAAGCTGGGAAAGCCACACGACGTGCCAGCACTGTTACCGACAGTTCCCCACGCCGTTCCAGCTGCAGTGCCACATCGAGAGTACACACACGCCTTACGAGTCATCCA CAATTTGTAAAATCTGTGAATTATCATTTGACACAGAGCAAGTTCTTTTGCAACATATGAAGGACAATCATAAGCCCGGTGAAATGCCGTATGTTTGCCAG GTGTGCAGCTACAGATCTTCAGCTTTTTCAGATGTAGAAGCACATTTTAGAACAGTTcatgaaaacacaaaacatttgCTATGCCCATTTTGCCTCAAAGTTATTAAAATTGGAGCACCGTATATGCATCATTACATGAGGCATCAG aaaaagggaatatACCGTTGCACTAAATGCAGACTGCAATTTTTaacatgcaaagaaaaaatggaTCACAAGACTCAGCATCACCGAACATTCAGGAAACCCAAGCAATTAGAAGGCTTGCCTCCTGGAACAAAG GTGACTATTCGAGCATCTTTGGGATCTCATCAGTCAGGAGCATCAGCTACATCTTCTGTTAGTACAAGCAGTTCCACATTTCAGTTAtcacctaaaaataaaaatgcaaccACTAAAAATCATAACAAATCTAATACAAGTAAATCaagaggaaaatcaaaacaatctaCACCGAGGAAACAAAATGCGTGGAcgaacagcagaagaaaaaaagagcctACAAATATAGCATTTCATAATCTGAG GTATCATGTGGGGACTCACAAATGCATTGAGTGtttctcagaaataaaagattttgCAAGGCACTTTCCTGCATATGTCCACTGTAGTTTATGCAGATACAACACCAGCTGTAGCAAAGCCTATGTCAATCACATGATGAG CTTTCACAGTGCTCGTCCAAGTAAAAGGTTTTGGATCTTTAAGAAGCATTCAGAGCAGCTACG aGGTGTGACTGTAGTGTGTCTCAACTGTGATTTCCTGGCTGATGTTTCTGGCTTGGATGACATGGCCACACATCTGAGTGAGAACCAGACTCATACCTGTCAAGTTATTGTAGAGGAAG tttccaCAGATAATGCAACTGCTGCACAAGTGTCTCA caaaCAAGAGCACGACTCTTCAGATGAAACAAAAGAATGCAGTAGAAATCAAACTAAAAAAGTTGCATCCTTTGAAAAGAGGGAAGACTCATCACTGTCAAATCCAGAAAATGTCCGTCGTTTGGAACTCCCTGGCAACTGCTCGAAGAATTCTTTGCATGAGAAAAGAGCATACTGTGATTCAGCTAATAGCAAACAGTTAGTAgatgagaaacaaaaatgtatTCATGATGAAAGTGAGATGAAAACGTGCCAAAGTTCAGCTGACATCCTGAATGAGCAGACAAAAGCGTGTGGCTGGGATGGAACTGCGCTTTCAGCCAAGAACGTGAGAGACTTAAAGCTGACCCTGGGGGAAGATGTCAGCTTTGAGCAGTTCCTGAGAAAGAGGGATGAGCCTGAATCTGTGAGTTCAGACATCAGTGAACAAGGCAGTATTCATTTGGAGCCTTTAACTCCATCAGAAGTACTAGAGCACGAAGCTACTGAAATTCTCCAAAAAGGTAATGTCGCACCTTCGTCAAAGAAGGCTGGACAGCTCACTGAACAAACAGATGAGACTTCTAGAGAAAGCAATCCCAGCAGAATGGAAACAACTGCAAACAAGACAGATGAGAATGAAGCAAGCTGA
- the ZNF280D gene encoding zinc finger protein 280D isoform X3, whose amino-acid sequence MAELFMECEEEELEPWQKRVREVEEDDEDDDDEPIFVGEISSSKPAATYILNRVNLSSPRRGIQNGAPSRGAVTTFKSESQHYEPPASGPGAAPAPSVFQAVPRPAASSVALQPLAGAVNVSATSQTLQRPLAGCLSTQQVPGSSSGIAQPVSRPVTIPVTTQPVSRSITVPVVAQPVSRPETPATAQPVILNQDFIMDSAPDAPDNTSGVLFGVRQNSGVPQYQTGPAVTVTGTNAASSTIKNGGPFPRACPKCNIHFNLMDPLKNHMKYCCPDMVNSFFSEVVKTECVSTNRTMESEKGKLIMLVNDFYYGKDEGDLQQVQQEQKTHTTFKCISCLKVLKNNIRFMNHMKHHLELEKQSNESWESHTTCQHCYRQFPTPFQLQCHIESTHTPYESSTICKICELSFDTEQVLLQHMKDNHKPGEMPYVCQVCSYRSSAFSDVEAHFRTVHENTKHLLCPFCLKVIKIGAPYMHHYMRHQKKGIYRCTKCRLQFLTCKEKMDHKTQHHRTFRKPKQLEGLPPGTKVTIRASLGSHQSGASATSSVSTSSSTFQLSPKNKNATTKNHNKSNTSKSRGKSKQSTPRKQNAWTNSRRKKEPTNIAFHNLRYHVGTHKCIECFSEIKDFARHFPAYVHCSLCRYNTSCSKAYVNHMMRGVTVVCLNCDFLADVSGLDDMATHLSENQTHTCQVIVEEVSTDNATAAQVSHKQEHDSSDETKECSRNQTKKVASFEKREDSSLSNPENVRRLELPGNCSKNSLHEKRAYCDSANSKQLVDEKQKCIHDESEMKTCQSSADILNEQTKACGWDGTALSAKNVRDLKLTLGEDVSFEQFLRKRDEPESVSSDISEQGSIHLEPLTPSEVLEHEATEILQKGNVAPSSKKAGQLTEQTDETSRESNPSRMETTANKTDENEAS is encoded by the exons ATGGCAGAATTATTTATGGAATGTGAAGAAGAGGAGCTAGAACCCTGGCAAAAGAGAGTGAGAGAAGTGGAAGAggatgatgaagatgatgatgatgagccAATCTTTGTTGGGGAAATCTCCAGCTCAAAGCCAGCCGCTACAT ATATATTGAACAGAGTCAACCTCAGCTCACCACGAAGGGGGATACAGAATGGTGCACCCAGTAGAG GTGCAGTCACTACATTCAAGTCTGAGAGCCAGCATTACGAGCCGCCTGCCTCCGGCCCCGGCGCCGCGCCTGCCCCGTCAGTcttccaggctgtgcccagacCTGCCGCCAGCTCGGTGGCACTCCAGCCATTGGCTGGAGCAGTGAATGTTTCAGCAACTTCACAAACACTGCAGAGACCACTTGCTGGATGTTTGTCAACACAGCAGGTGCCTGGGTCAAGTTCTGGAATAGCACAGCCTGTTAGCAGACCTGTAACCATTCCAGTGACGACACAGCCGGTATCAAGAAGTATTACAGTTCCTGTAGTGGCTCAGCCTGTATCCAGGCCAGAGACTCCTGCAACAGCACAGCCTGTAATACTCAACCAG GATTTTATTATGGATTCTGCACCAGATGCACCAGATAACACATCTGGTGTTCTGTTTGGTGTGAGACAGAACTCGGGAGTTCCACAGTACCAGACTGGGCCAGCTGTGACTGTAACAG GGACAAATGCTGCATCCAGCACCATTAAAAATGGAGGACCTTTTCCACGGGCTTGTCCAAAGTGTAATATACATTTCAATCTTATGGATCCTCTAAAAAATCACATGAAG TATTGTTGCCCAGATATGGTAAATAGCTTTTTCTCGGAAGTGGTCAAAACAGAATGTGTGAGCACAAACAGGACCATGGAATCTGAGAAAGGAAAGCTGATTATGTTAGTTAATGACTTTTATTATGGGAAGGATGAAGGTGACCTCCAGCAGGTACAACAGGAGCAGAAGACTCATACGACATTTAAATGCATCAGTTGTCTCAAAGttcttaaaaataacataag GTTTATGAACCACATGAAACATCACTTGGAGCTTGAGAAGCAAAGCAATGAAAGCTGGGAAAGCCACACGACGTGCCAGCACTGTTACCGACAGTTCCCCACGCCGTTCCAGCTGCAGTGCCACATCGAGAGTACACACACGCCTTACGAGTCATCCA CAATTTGTAAAATCTGTGAATTATCATTTGACACAGAGCAAGTTCTTTTGCAACATATGAAGGACAATCATAAGCCCGGTGAAATGCCGTATGTTTGCCAG GTGTGCAGCTACAGATCTTCAGCTTTTTCAGATGTAGAAGCACATTTTAGAACAGTTcatgaaaacacaaaacatttgCTATGCCCATTTTGCCTCAAAGTTATTAAAATTGGAGCACCGTATATGCATCATTACATGAGGCATCAG aaaaagggaatatACCGTTGCACTAAATGCAGACTGCAATTTTTaacatgcaaagaaaaaatggaTCACAAGACTCAGCATCACCGAACATTCAGGAAACCCAAGCAATTAGAAGGCTTGCCTCCTGGAACAAAG GTGACTATTCGAGCATCTTTGGGATCTCATCAGTCAGGAGCATCAGCTACATCTTCTGTTAGTACAAGCAGTTCCACATTTCAGTTAtcacctaaaaataaaaatgcaaccACTAAAAATCATAACAAATCTAATACAAGTAAATCaagaggaaaatcaaaacaatctaCACCGAGGAAACAAAATGCGTGGAcgaacagcagaagaaaaaaagagcctACAAATATAGCATTTCATAATCTGAG GTATCATGTGGGGACTCACAAATGCATTGAGTGtttctcagaaataaaagattttgCAAGGCACTTTCCTGCATATGTCCACTGTAGTTTATGCAGATACAACACCAGCTGTAGCAAAGCCTATGTCAATCACATGATGAG aGGTGTGACTGTAGTGTGTCTCAACTGTGATTTCCTGGCTGATGTTTCTGGCTTGGATGACATGGCCACACATCTGAGTGAGAACCAGACTCATACCTGTCAAGTTATTGTAGAGGAAG tttccaCAGATAATGCAACTGCTGCACAAGTGTCTCA caaaCAAGAGCACGACTCTTCAGATGAAACAAAAGAATGCAGTAGAAATCAAACTAAAAAAGTTGCATCCTTTGAAAAGAGGGAAGACTCATCACTGTCAAATCCAGAAAATGTCCGTCGTTTGGAACTCCCTGGCAACTGCTCGAAGAATTCTTTGCATGAGAAAAGAGCATACTGTGATTCAGCTAATAGCAAACAGTTAGTAgatgagaaacaaaaatgtatTCATGATGAAAGTGAGATGAAAACGTGCCAAAGTTCAGCTGACATCCTGAATGAGCAGACAAAAGCGTGTGGCTGGGATGGAACTGCGCTTTCAGCCAAGAACGTGAGAGACTTAAAGCTGACCCTGGGGGAAGATGTCAGCTTTGAGCAGTTCCTGAGAAAGAGGGATGAGCCTGAATCTGTGAGTTCAGACATCAGTGAACAAGGCAGTATTCATTTGGAGCCTTTAACTCCATCAGAAGTACTAGAGCACGAAGCTACTGAAATTCTCCAAAAAGGTAATGTCGCACCTTCGTCAAAGAAGGCTGGACAGCTCACTGAACAAACAGATGAGACTTCTAGAGAAAGCAATCCCAGCAGAATGGAAACAACTGCAAACAAGACAGATGAGAATGAAGCAAGCTGA
- the ZNF280D gene encoding zinc finger protein 280D isoform X2, with the protein MMKMMMMSQSLLGKSPAQSQPLHLWKNDLSSSLAYILNRVNLSSPRRGIQNGAPSRGAVTTFKSESQHYEPPASGPGAAPAPSVFQAVPRPAASSVALQPLAGAVNVSATSQTLQRPLAGCLSTQQVPGSSSGIAQPVSRPVTIPVTTQPVSRSITVPVVAQPVSRPETPATAQPVILNQDFIMDSAPDAPDNTSGVLFGVRQNSGVPQYQTGPAVTVTGTNAASSTIKNGGPFPRACPKCNIHFNLMDPLKNHMKYCCPDMVNSFFSEVVKTECVSTNRTMESEKGKLIMLVNDFYYGKDEGDLQQVQQEQKTHTTFKCISCLKVLKNNIRFMNHMKHHLELEKQSNESWESHTTCQHCYRQFPTPFQLQCHIESTHTPYESSTICKICELSFDTEQVLLQHMKDNHKPGEMPYVCQVCSYRSSAFSDVEAHFRTVHENTKHLLCPFCLKVIKIGAPYMHHYMRHQKKGIYRCTKCRLQFLTCKEKMDHKTQHHRTFRKPKQLEGLPPGTKVTIRASLGSHQSGASATSSVSTSSSTFQLSPKNKNATTKNHNKSNTSKSRGKSKQSTPRKQNAWTNSRRKKEPTNIAFHNLRYHVGTHKCIECFSEIKDFARHFPAYVHCSLCRYNTSCSKAYVNHMMSFHSARPSKRFWIFKKHSEQLRGVTVVCLNCDFLADVSGLDDMATHLSENQTHTCQVIVEEVSTDNATAAQVSHKQEHDSSDETKECSRNQTKKVASFEKREDSSLSNPENVRRLELPGNCSKNSLHEKRAYCDSANSKQLVDEKQKCIHDESEMKTCQSSADILNEQTKACGWDGTALSAKNVRDLKLTLGEDVSFEQFLRKRDEPESVSSDISEQGSIHLEPLTPSEVLEHEATEILQKGNVAPSSKKAGQLTEQTDETSRESNPSRMETTANKTDENEAS; encoded by the exons atgatgaagatgatgatgatgagccAATCTTTGTTGGGGAAATCTCCAGCTCAAAGCCAGCCGCTACAT CTATGGAAGAATGACCTCAGTTCTTCTCTGGCTT ATATATTGAACAGAGTCAACCTCAGCTCACCACGAAGGGGGATACAGAATGGTGCACCCAGTAGAG GTGCAGTCACTACATTCAAGTCTGAGAGCCAGCATTACGAGCCGCCTGCCTCCGGCCCCGGCGCCGCGCCTGCCCCGTCAGTcttccaggctgtgcccagacCTGCCGCCAGCTCGGTGGCACTCCAGCCATTGGCTGGAGCAGTGAATGTTTCAGCAACTTCACAAACACTGCAGAGACCACTTGCTGGATGTTTGTCAACACAGCAGGTGCCTGGGTCAAGTTCTGGAATAGCACAGCCTGTTAGCAGACCTGTAACCATTCCAGTGACGACACAGCCGGTATCAAGAAGTATTACAGTTCCTGTAGTGGCTCAGCCTGTATCCAGGCCAGAGACTCCTGCAACAGCACAGCCTGTAATACTCAACCAG GATTTTATTATGGATTCTGCACCAGATGCACCAGATAACACATCTGGTGTTCTGTTTGGTGTGAGACAGAACTCGGGAGTTCCACAGTACCAGACTGGGCCAGCTGTGACTGTAACAG GGACAAATGCTGCATCCAGCACCATTAAAAATGGAGGACCTTTTCCACGGGCTTGTCCAAAGTGTAATATACATTTCAATCTTATGGATCCTCTAAAAAATCACATGAAG TATTGTTGCCCAGATATGGTAAATAGCTTTTTCTCGGAAGTGGTCAAAACAGAATGTGTGAGCACAAACAGGACCATGGAATCTGAGAAAGGAAAGCTGATTATGTTAGTTAATGACTTTTATTATGGGAAGGATGAAGGTGACCTCCAGCAGGTACAACAGGAGCAGAAGACTCATACGACATTTAAATGCATCAGTTGTCTCAAAGttcttaaaaataacataag GTTTATGAACCACATGAAACATCACTTGGAGCTTGAGAAGCAAAGCAATGAAAGCTGGGAAAGCCACACGACGTGCCAGCACTGTTACCGACAGTTCCCCACGCCGTTCCAGCTGCAGTGCCACATCGAGAGTACACACACGCCTTACGAGTCATCCA CAATTTGTAAAATCTGTGAATTATCATTTGACACAGAGCAAGTTCTTTTGCAACATATGAAGGACAATCATAAGCCCGGTGAAATGCCGTATGTTTGCCAG GTGTGCAGCTACAGATCTTCAGCTTTTTCAGATGTAGAAGCACATTTTAGAACAGTTcatgaaaacacaaaacatttgCTATGCCCATTTTGCCTCAAAGTTATTAAAATTGGAGCACCGTATATGCATCATTACATGAGGCATCAG aaaaagggaatatACCGTTGCACTAAATGCAGACTGCAATTTTTaacatgcaaagaaaaaatggaTCACAAGACTCAGCATCACCGAACATTCAGGAAACCCAAGCAATTAGAAGGCTTGCCTCCTGGAACAAAG GTGACTATTCGAGCATCTTTGGGATCTCATCAGTCAGGAGCATCAGCTACATCTTCTGTTAGTACAAGCAGTTCCACATTTCAGTTAtcacctaaaaataaaaatgcaaccACTAAAAATCATAACAAATCTAATACAAGTAAATCaagaggaaaatcaaaacaatctaCACCGAGGAAACAAAATGCGTGGAcgaacagcagaagaaaaaaagagcctACAAATATAGCATTTCATAATCTGAG GTATCATGTGGGGACTCACAAATGCATTGAGTGtttctcagaaataaaagattttgCAAGGCACTTTCCTGCATATGTCCACTGTAGTTTATGCAGATACAACACCAGCTGTAGCAAAGCCTATGTCAATCACATGATGAG CTTTCACAGTGCTCGTCCAAGTAAAAGGTTTTGGATCTTTAAGAAGCATTCAGAGCAGCTACG aGGTGTGACTGTAGTGTGTCTCAACTGTGATTTCCTGGCTGATGTTTCTGGCTTGGATGACATGGCCACACATCTGAGTGAGAACCAGACTCATACCTGTCAAGTTATTGTAGAGGAAG tttccaCAGATAATGCAACTGCTGCACAAGTGTCTCA caaaCAAGAGCACGACTCTTCAGATGAAACAAAAGAATGCAGTAGAAATCAAACTAAAAAAGTTGCATCCTTTGAAAAGAGGGAAGACTCATCACTGTCAAATCCAGAAAATGTCCGTCGTTTGGAACTCCCTGGCAACTGCTCGAAGAATTCTTTGCATGAGAAAAGAGCATACTGTGATTCAGCTAATAGCAAACAGTTAGTAgatgagaaacaaaaatgtatTCATGATGAAAGTGAGATGAAAACGTGCCAAAGTTCAGCTGACATCCTGAATGAGCAGACAAAAGCGTGTGGCTGGGATGGAACTGCGCTTTCAGCCAAGAACGTGAGAGACTTAAAGCTGACCCTGGGGGAAGATGTCAGCTTTGAGCAGTTCCTGAGAAAGAGGGATGAGCCTGAATCTGTGAGTTCAGACATCAGTGAACAAGGCAGTATTCATTTGGAGCCTTTAACTCCATCAGAAGTACTAGAGCACGAAGCTACTGAAATTCTCCAAAAAGGTAATGTCGCACCTTCGTCAAAGAAGGCTGGACAGCTCACTGAACAAACAGATGAGACTTCTAGAGAAAGCAATCCCAGCAGAATGGAAACAACTGCAAACAAGACAGATGAGAATGAAGCAAGCTGA